Proteins encoded in a region of the bacterium genome:
- the purS gene encoding phosphoribosylformylglycinamidine synthase subunit PurS produces MRYNIRIAVERKKGVADPEGKTIFEALGRLGYEKVESVRVAKLFDVVINAQDQNEAKSMAEEISERVLSNPVIETFTILSISETGDGGNE; encoded by the coding sequence ATGAGATATAATATAAGGATCGCAGTGGAGCGGAAAAAAGGCGTCGCAGACCCTGAAGGGAAAACGATTTTCGAGGCACTCGGTCGCCTTGGATACGAAAAGGTCGAATCGGTAAGAGTAGCAAAACTTTTCGATGTCGTAATAAACGCCCAAGACCAAAATGAGGCTAAATCAATGGCGGAAGAAATCTCGGAAAGAGTGCTTTCAAACCCCGTTATTGAAACATTCACAATTTTATCGATATCGGAGACAGGCGATGGAGGCAACGAATGA
- the purQ gene encoding phosphoribosylformylglycinamidine synthase subunit PurQ — MKAGVIIFPGSNCDRDTYWVLSKVLGAETRYLWHDDTQIDDLDLVVLPGGFSYGDYLRTGAFARFSPIMKAVADFAKNGGIVLGICNGFQILLEAGLLEGAMIPNKSLRFICDWVRIRVERDDTPFTANAKIGDVLKIPIAHFEGNYFAPKEILSKVEKNRQVVFRYCTENGEITEDANPNGSLNNIAGIINEQGNILGMMPHPERASEAILGSEDGKVIFESIAKYIKQKRG, encoded by the coding sequence ATGAAGGCTGGGGTTATAATTTTCCCGGGCTCAAATTGCGATAGAGACACCTATTGGGTGCTCTCAAAGGTTTTGGGCGCTGAGACGAGATACCTCTGGCACGACGACACCCAGATAGACGACCTCGACCTCGTGGTGCTTCCCGGAGGTTTTTCATATGGTGATTACCTTAGGACAGGCGCGTTTGCACGATTTTCGCCGATAATGAAAGCAGTGGCTGACTTCGCAAAGAATGGTGGGATAGTGCTGGGCATATGCAATGGCTTCCAGATACTGCTCGAAGCAGGGTTGCTTGAGGGAGCCATGATACCAAACAAATCCCTAAGATTCATTTGCGATTGGGTTAGAATCCGAGTGGAACGAGACGATACTCCGTTCACTGCTAACGCTAAAATAGGCGATGTGCTCAAAATCCCGATCGCTCACTTTGAGGGAAATTATTTTGCGCCAAAGGAAATTCTTAGCAAGGTTGAAAAAAACCGTCAGGTCGTTTTTCGATACTGCACGGAGAATGGGGAAATAACCGAAGACGCCAACCCTAATGGAAGTTTAAATAACATTGCTGGCATAATAAACGAGCAGGGGAACATTCTCGGAATGATGCCTCATCCCGAGCGCGCGAGCGAGGCTATTCTTGGCTCAGAGGACGGTAAAGTAATCTTTGAGTCAATAGCAAAATATATAAAACAAAAACGCGGATGA
- a CDS encoding DUF4321 domain-containing protein: MKKFWTFVIALIIGIVAGQLATELVRLALPTGVVRDFLTFSVSFGFNPITLDLAAIKITFGLMFSMSIIGFLIIVLIVYYFKWWI, from the coding sequence ATGAAAAAATTCTGGACATTCGTTATCGCACTTATCATAGGAATAGTAGCTGGTCAGCTTGCGACGGAGCTCGTAAGATTAGCTCTCCCTACTGGCGTGGTGCGCGACTTCTTGACTTTCTCCGTGTCGTTCGGTTTCAATCCTATAACTTTGGACCTCGCCGCCATAAAGATAACATTCGGATTAATGTTTTCCATGAGTATTATAGGCTTTCTTATCATTGTCCTTATCGTTTATTACTTTAAGTGGTGGATTTAG